CATTGAAATGCTCCTGAGCAAAGCAAAACTAAATTCTGAGGCTAAAGCATTCAGATAGACTCAGATTTGGCTTGTGGACATCGACACACAAGCGAGGAAATACATTAGTAACCTTTTTGGCACTTATCTGCAATAAGACGTGGAGAGGTTTAAGTACTTTCCCGTCCAACAAAACAGCTAAAGTGACAAGTCCACATTTAAACTGCAAGCCAGTAGTTCACATTTAAAGAACAAGCCCGACTGCAGTTATGAGCAcagaaacataattttaaaaacctgCTCCTGTTTTATTCAATTTGAAAAATTATACTGATTTTTTAATAGTCTAAATACATTCATTCCCAGGCTAAGTAGTTATACAGTAATTCATATGATTTTTAACCACGCACAACCAAATTATAAATCCCTGAAATATGGATTTATTATAGGAATATTGACAAAAACTTCAGAGATATAAAAGACAGTCTGATATATCATTTGTAGCTCAACATTAAGTATTTAAACACCTGGGCATTGGCAGATGCATCACTCCAACTGTTTCACACTATTACCACTTCTTAGGACCATCTTGTTTAAATAGAATTCACAACAGTTCCCAATTACTTACAAGGATAATTTTTTTACATTACAAACATTTAATGTCTTTACTTGTATTCCACGACTTTTGGAAAAGAGTTAATCTTTCTGAGCCTCACAGGGTCTGAACACACTCCCGGCAATGATATCCTTACTTAACTTCAAAAATTCATTTCATGTTTTGCTTCTTCCAACAGTTCAAGGCACCCACATAGCAGTTTTTGTTCTTCCTTAGAACTTTTTCTGGTGCATCCTCATCCCACATATTTATGACCCTTGCTCTGTCAGTGCATTCTGGGACTGCTGAAATAACTCTCAAAGGACTTGGCACTGCTTCTCTGCAGGAGATATAGGGTAAATTTCCAAACAAAAGGCACTGTGTTGTGGATGAAGTTAGAAGTACTAGCAAATACAGAATGTGTGGCTTTCATACTTGGGAGACAATGTTGTAGACTGCACACATCAGCTGGACTTAAGCAAAGGTCTTTTTTTCTAAAAGGCCTGAAAAATGCTTAGGACAGATGTAGTATGTATGTATGAACAAGAGCCATTGTATAAGCATAGCAAGCTCAAAGCGTTTCAATGTCTTTTGCAATGCTTCTTCACTTGGACAGAGCCATAAAAGAAGTATAAATCTACAGTATAAAGTGACCCCTAGAAGTCTGCTCATGGGACAGACTGGCTGTCATTGTCTCCTGCACCTTGAACAGTAGGTACATCTAGAAAGAGtagaaacatttttctgttgTAGAACAACAAGAACATGGAGACTactattttccccccttttgtcTACTGTAAATTAGTTACTGAAGCCAGGAAAAAAGTTACATCAGGTATGAGTTTTCCTTGTCTTTCCTGAGCCTGGATAGTATGTATGCAAAACAGCTATCACTTCCCTGAGGCAAAGATCTTCAAGTCACATCTAgtgtagtccctgccccaaggagcacactatattttttattttttgcatttacaGCAtttggcacaatggggccttgatcacTGATTGGAGTTGTGTGGTTCTACTACAGTCTAAGTAATTATAATAAGGCAGGGGTCACAAATGATTCATTCCCTCATTCATCCCAGACTCCCACATTTTCTCATTAAATTCCTCTCCCTTTTCTTCACGAGTATGCCAAGACTTCAATGGGGCATCCATCTTCACTGATAGGAAAGAATAGTGATACCATCTCCCCAGATTTAAATGCTGCAAGCTGGTATCAGATGCCAAAATGAGGCAATGGAAAGCAGTTATAGGGATCAGACCAGGAGTAACTGGGAGAAATTTAATGGCTTGCAATATTTAGGAGGTCAAAttagataatctaatggtcccttctggccttaaactatcAAAAAAACCTTCAGGGAGCAACAGTTAAGAGGATCACCTTTGTGAATGCATCTAGTCCAATGTATAAGAACCTAAATTAGCCTTGTAGTCAAGTCATCAGGTGTTCCCAgctttcccttttaaaatataaattacacTTTCACTCAAAGCAATCCAGAGACTAAACTGTGGTAAGAATGTCCAGCTGCCTTGTTGTACCAAACAGTATTAATGTTAGTACCATTTGATATATAAGTGACTATTATCTAGCCAAACAGCATATGGAGCCATgcacatatgattttttttaaaatggccatGCCTTTAAATGATACAGCCCTGACAGAGTAGTggagaaaaatgaatttttaaggCCTTTGTCTCCACCTGGAGATGAATGTTGTGGCACAACCCATGTCTGATACTAGTATGCAAACTAATAAAATACCATCCGGAGCTTAAAATCAACCGTCATTCCTTCTAACTTGTATCTCACAAGAAAATCATATCATCAGCAAACTACAGTGCTAGTTAAGCACATTTAGAAAAACCAACACAACTCATAGCAAAGGGCATTTCTGAGAAAGAAAAATCTTAAAAGTTTTGAATTTCAAAAATAGACACCACACTCACACTCAAGGGACATCCTTCACTTTTAGGCCTTTGTCACAAATCTGGATCTTTATTGTTCTGAAATAAATGCTATAAACACAAGactcaaaaacaaactccaacttTCCGTCTCAGAAGAGGTGTGGTTCAATGCCCATATCACATGTAACAAgaaaacttcctttaaaaaaaaaggaaaagaaaatcactGTAAAGTCTTTCATAAGCATGAAAATGCAACCCTTGGTTTTGTCTCATTAGTTTGTATAGAGGTGGGCATCaaaaaattctgcattttcttCAAAGTTCTTGCTATGACACTTGACGAACTTTTTGCCACTCAACAAATTCATCAAGGAGAACGGGCCCTGGAAATAGCAATGTTCAAAATTACAAGAtgcaaagccttttaaaaatactttttagtTTCCTCTTGAACTATAAAGGCTAAATCCTTTAGTCTAGATAGTGTTCAGTGTCAATTATTATGATCAAATGTTTATGAAGAATTTAAGATGACTAAAATTATGCCACACCAAAAACAGATGAATGAGAGTTGTATTTGGGGGCTGGAGAAGgtgaagttttgtttattttttaaaataaagcatttgaCAGTTTGAGTAGATTTTATTAAAGTAGTAAGATGATATTACATTAACATCTTAATAGAGCTATACTACAAACCAGGCTAAAGAATTCCCTTTTGCTAAAGATTTCAAAATTGCATGCAATTGTCTAGAATAAGGAGCAATATGAGATGCCTTATTCAATAAAAGTATAATATACTTGACTGTACTTTAGCTCTGCCTGGAAGAAAACCACAGATCATTCCCCAAGGATGGGAAACTATGTTGCTTCAGTTTAACTGGAGCCCAGCATTCATTGGCTCAAAAGAGAGGTTGTGTCGAAACCCGGGGTGTCATGTAGCAGCTGAACACAATGGATCAAATCCTCAGCTCctgtaaattggcacagctctGTGGGCTTCAAGGGAGCTACACCAATTAACAACTGCTGATGATCTGGCCTGTTGCTTGTAAACCATCAGGCCAGTTTTTCTTTAGATTTATTCTAAATTATATTTTGTACTTTAAAGTGAAGTTTCTTTTTATGGAACTTAAATTTATTCCTCCATTCTGGAACTAGAAATATTGAAACTACACTTGAATAAACAATGTTATGAACACTTACATGCACCATCTTCATCGTAGTTGCTAAGATCTGCATGCACAGTTCTGCTGAATTCTAACACATTGTACCACTGATCCTTGTTCATAACTCTATACTTTGATtgctaagaaaaataaaaaatatttaatcaggGAATctgataaaaatatttctttaatttttagtATTTCTAGAGTCATCTTGAGTTATTTCCCGATGTACATAATTCCATTACTGGATATTGACATCCATTATTTCATCGATTCATAAGATGCCCATCAAAATGGTATCTCAGGGCATATAACACcagctgaaaaaacaaacagaagattaGGGAGGGATATATTCTGCAACCCTCTGCAGAAGCCAGAGAGTTTCTCTGAGGAAACTGGTTGTGAACAGTGTCCAGAAAATAAAATATCAGGAGAATCTAGTGGCTGTTATTGGGAAGCTTGGACAAAAGGGTGTGTTTTACATCTTGCCCTGAATCAAATTCAGCAAGGGATTCTCCTTCCCTCCAGACTATGAGCTAAAGTAGAGTCCCCAAAGATACTCACTTTGGGTCACTTAGTGGCTTAACTGGTAGAGAGGCACATTTAACTCCCAAGTTTACCTTTTCGATATGAGAAAAAAGAAGTTTCAGCTTCTTATATTACAGCTCCCTTTGGCTTGGGAGGGTGCAGACAATAGGACAAAGAAGTTCTCCTTTGAGATATATAGAAGTTATTACTGTTTCATAAATGTGTCAATAAAGGTGAAGTGGAGGAGCAATATAGCTGAACCCTCACATAGAGGTGCACAAGCCTCACTACCTCTTCTAACAGCAGGACACTGTAATGTCACCCTCCAGACAGCTGagacaatttattttttaaaacaataatagagTGCATACCTCCAAGTACTGATAAAATACTGAGAACAGTGGCCATGTTCTTCCAAGCAGAAGCGCTAACATAGATTTTGCAGTATCAATATCAAGACTTCGCTGGTCTTTATCCTAAAATTACAAAGAAAGGAGCACTTAGGAAAAACTGATTAAGGAACTTGTATTCAAATGTTCTAATGATCAGACAGACTTACCCTTGCAAAATCAAAGGCATATCTGTAGATATTCTTAAAGGATGAAATGTCATTCAGTTGTGACCGCAAAAAATCAAACTTACTCTGTAACTTTTCTGTGCAGTCACAccttaaacaaaaccaaacaaataatgttaaacaaaaaataataataaaaaaaaaccctatatgcAAGGGTCAAGTTTGCTCCTATTATAAACATGCTTGCAGTGGGTTAAATAGACCTGTTTTTCAGATGCGTTCACAAGTCACTGATGTTAGGGATGCTCAAGCCATGTAAACAGACTTTCGTTTACCAAGTACACAGTTTGAATTCTCTTCTTGTACTTTTCAAAGTACAACCTTTTAAATtactaaggaccagattctgccagttTATTTCTGTTTAGTAGTACCTTGCTCTGCAAGTATTTCAAGCCTGATGGAGTAAGGTACCATTCAGTGTCAGTAAGTGCAGCAAAATCTAGCTGTAAGACATGACCCTATGCTGCACACCTTGCATATACAAAATTTTCATTAGTTATACATATGTAAGAGTTGCTCAAGCACTATGCAAAATATCCTAGAGCCTCTTTTATATGACTTAACTGAAAGTTGAGAGCAAATATCACAGCATGAACTGCTCAGTGCCCATTAAACTGGGACTGGCAGAAAAAGTGGTTCACAAATTACAGAACAGAATTTACAAGTATAAAAATTATTGCTCATGAAATTGGCTCTGTTAAAAATAGCTTTGGGAATATTTTTCTTAGTATGActcttaaaaaaaagtgtatgggCTAGATTCACCAACTGTAGGGATTCACTTCAAAGAAGAGCAGTTGGTTATATTAACTCTTCACTCCACTGGGGTTCTATTGCAGGAGTTATACATGAAAGACAGGCCATTAGGAGTCTTGCAGTGCATGTTGCTGAGATGATGCGCCTCCTTCCCAACCAGCATCTCCTACTTTGGGTTGTGTTGGCTCACTCTATGCCTCCCAGGGGAAAAATACTGCTGACATTTTGCTCCGTCACAACTTCTACCTGGCAGACTTTTTGCTGCTGGTGGAGGCACTAGTAACTACACAAAATGGCAAAGACCCTGGGCCAAATCTGTAGAGTGCAGAGAAGATCAGTGCTCAGTAAATAATCAGCTAATTAGATTGTACATACACATGACAAAAATTATTAGTTTTACAGTTAACACATGTGTTAACCTCAACCCTGCtttatttgttttctaaaatatgGTGGGTCCCTTCATAAATAATAAGATCTAAATTAGTTCAGTTTTTATTTATCCTCCCAAGACAGCCTGAACCATGTATTTGTCAATTTTCACTCTGGACTCTTGTCCCTAAATTTGAATACACTatagataaattaaaaaaactaagATGCATATATAACAGGCATGTCTCTTTCACTGTTGGAACCTTTGTCCTGACATTAACTGATATAAAAAAATATGTCTGCAATACATATAGGTATGCATGATCTAAGTCAATATAATGCCAGGAATGAGTGGTACTCTGACTTCTATTTTGCGGGGTCTATGTAAGGCAGACTCCACATAGAAAATACCATAATAGATTAATCATTGTCCATCgggcccagtatcctgcctttaGTGATACCTGATGTGTCAGAGGAAAGTAGACATCTTGCATGGAGATGAGAACCTGAATTTTTGGACAAAAGCAGTCTGTCACCAAGTTCTCATTGGTTACTTATctaccagatttttttaaaaaaagaccaaaaCCCAAAGCTTTATGCTAGTGTGTCCAGTACTCCCATAAAATGAAATAACACCACCCATATCATAAAGGCTTAAATGGTACTGACATATACATGCTTTATTTGAACCATTTTTTTCTATCTGCAAGGGAGAGAGAAGgcctctctgcagctcccacctccAATTGTACCGTGGTTGATTCAACTGAATAGAAGTGCATTGAGGACTGACTCCATGCTGCCTATTTCTCCAGTCATGTAAAGAGGCAGTCCCTTCAACTTCTTCCAAATTATTAGTGGACAGCTTATAGAGTGCCTCAGACCACGGACACAGTATAGCTGCAGTGGGAGTAGCAGAGAAGGACATCTTTGTTGCACTAGAGGTTCCACAATATCAGATGATCAACTAAATGAAATAACTGGCGGAAGGTTTCATTTACATTAAACTTACTACTTTCTGTTGGGCTATAGAAGAATGGAAGGAGAGGTGATGATGGGGAGGAAGTAAGCAGGAAGGAAAGTTAAATGatgctcataagaacataagaatggccataatgggtcagacctattgtccatctagcccagtaccctgtcttcagacagtggctagtgccagatgctttagagggaatgaacagaacagagcaatttcaaTTGATCCATCTTCTGTCATCCAATTCTAgcatctggcagttggaggttaaGGGGcacacagagcatggggctgTCTCGCTGAACCATCTTGACTAACAGCTATTGATGtacctatgctccatgaactaacttagtttttttttaaaccagttatacttttaggcttcacaacatcccttggcaataaaTTCCGCaagctgactgtgtgttgtatgaataagtacttccttatatttgttttaaacctgctgcccattaatttcatttggtgacccctgattcttgtgttatgtgaaggggtaaataacactttttaattaattttctccacaccattcatgatgttATAGAGGTCTATCATATcacctcttagtcatctcttctcTAGGCTGAAGAGTTCATGTCTTTTTTCATCTTtactcatatggaagctgttccataccccaatcatttttgttgcccttctctgtaccttttccacacacacacacacacacacatatatatatatttttgagatagaatgaccagaactgcacacactattcaaggtgtgggtgtatcatggatttatatagtggcaagatgatattttctgtcttattgtctatcccttt
The nucleotide sequence above comes from Caretta caretta isolate rCarCar2 chromosome 1, rCarCar1.hap1, whole genome shotgun sequence. Encoded proteins:
- the DCUN1D5 gene encoding DCN1-like protein 5 isoform X1, with protein sequence MPVKKKRKSAAAVADESGLKKCKLGSYCRSQASGKVISGEEHFSSKKCLAWFYEYAGPDEVVGPEGMEKFCEDIGVEPENIIMLVLAWKLEAESMGFFTKEEWLKGMTSLQCDCTEKLQSKFDFLRSQLNDISSFKNIYRYAFDFARDKDQRSLDIDTAKSMLALLLGRTWPLFSVFYQYLEQSKYRVMNKDQWYNVLEFSRTVHADLSNYDEDGAWPVLLDEFVEWQKVRQVS
- the DCUN1D5 gene encoding DCN1-like protein 5 isoform X5 gives rise to the protein MEKFCEDIGVEPENIIMLVLAWKLEAESMGFFTKEEWLKGMTSLQCDCTEKLQSKFDFLRSQLNDISSFKNIYRYAFDFARDKDQRSLDIDTAKSMLALLLGRTWPLFSVFYQYLEQSKYRVMNKDQWYNVLEFSRTVHADLSNYDEDGAWPVLLDEFVEWQKVRQVS